The Rhodobacter sp. genome segment CACGATAGGACGGCGCCGGGCCGCCGACCAGAGCAACGGGCGGATTGACACGACTTCCGAGGTCTGACATTCTATTGACAGACAATAAAAAACCCTTGAATCGAGCAGGTTCGCCCCATGAAAGCGCCCTTACCCCCAGCGGGCAAGAGCCCCGATCGCGCCACCGCGATCGCCGGACTCTTGCAAGACAACATCGTCTCGGGTCACTACGTTGCGGGCGACCGGCTGCCGTCCGAGGCCGACCTGTGCGCCCATTTCAAGGTGTCGCGCCCGACCCTGCGCGAGGCCCTGGGCCGCCTGGCCGCGCGCGGGCTGATCGCGTCGCGGCGCGGCGCGGGCGGCGGCGCCTTCGTCACCAGCCCCGACCCGGCTGTCGCGGGCGAGCAGATCGCGGCCCTGATCGCGCTCACCACCCGGGCCGAGGGCAACGCCCATCGCCCGCTGCTGACCGAGGCCCGCATCCAGATGCAACTGGGCTGCGCCGATCTGGCGGTGTTGCGCCGGGCCGACATCGCCGACCTGCGCGCCGAGATCGACCTGCAATCGGATTTCGCCTTGCCCGAGGCCGATTTCGTCGCGTCGATGAAGCGCATGAACCTGGCGCTGGCCATGGCATCGGGGAACGCGGCGATGGCGATGCTGACGCAGGGCCTGGTCGAGGCCGAGTTCGCGCTGATGCCCGAGGGGGGGTATCCCACCCGGCTGCGCGCGCGCTACCTGTCCTATCATGTGCGCATCGCCAATGGCATCGCGGGCGGCCGGGTCGAGGACACGCGCGCCGCGCTGACCGAGCTGTGGAGCTTCGAGATCGAGCGCGCGAACGGAGGCCCCGACGATGCCCAGCCGGTCGAGCGGCCACCGAAGATGCGCGATCTGCGCCTGCCGCCCGTGCAACGTCTGACGCCCCTCGAGGAGTGAACCGCGACCATGGCCGCAACCCTGCGTCACCGGCTCTCGACCGTCATCGACCCTGAAATGAACACCCGGCCCGGGCTGTCGGGTTTCAATCAGGTGGTGATCGCCTGCATCCTGTTGCTGGTGGTCATCGGCGTGATGGAAACCGAGGTCCATTTCATCCGCCATTACGGCGGACTGGCCAGCGGGCTGAAAACGGTGCTGTTCGTATTTTTCGCCATCGAATACCTGTTGCGGCTGTGGGTTGCGCCGCTGAACCCCAAAGTCCGCAGCATGCTGCATTATGCGCTGTCGCCGGCTGCATTGCTGGACCTGGCGGTGATGGTCACCTTTGTCACGCCCTTCCTGGGGCTTGAGGTCACGGTGTTCCGGCTGCTGCAACTGACCCGGCTGGTGCGGCTGGCGCGGCTGGGCCGGTTCAGCCGGGCGCTGAATCTGGTCTATGTCGCCATCCGGTCGCGATCGACCGAGCTGTCGCTGGCCTTTGGCCTGGCGTTCGCGCTGATGCTGGCGGCCTCGACCCTGCTCTATTTCGTCGAATCCACCGCCCAGCCCGAGGCCTTCGGATCGATCCCGCGGGCGATGTGGTGGGCGGTCGAGACGCTGACCACGGTGGGCTACGGCGATGTGGTGCCGGTGACGCCGCTGGGCCGGTTCCTGGCGGCGGTGACCGCGCTGTGCGGGATCGGCATCATCGCGCTGCCGACCGGGATGCTGGCGGGCGCCTTTTCCGACGCAATTCGCCACGCGCGCGAGGATCGCCAACACGGCGGCCCCGACACCTGACCCCCCTTGAGACCGCGCCGCCCTGCGCCTATATTGGCGCTGTTCCCGGCAACGGGGACTATGGACATAAACGCGCTCGGAATAATCGGATCGGACCCGGGGGCGGTACCCGGCGGCTCCACCAAAGTCCTTCATTGGGGGCAAATGGGGCCGAAACAGGATCGACGAACGTCTAAAGGGGTTTGCTTTGTCCCGGTGAGCGACCACCGTTATCGGTGCAAAACGTACAGTTGCCAATGACAACCGTGCTCCGGTGGCCGTCGCTGCGTAATGCAGTTGACCTAAACCGATTCTAAGTCCTGGCGCTTAGCCGCGTCAGGCGGGGTTCGCAGGCACCTGGCAACAGAAGCCTGCACTTTCCCCACCACATGCCGCGTGCCGACGCCCCGGATCGGATCGGTTTTCTGCAACCGCGAATGCGCTGAAGGCTTTTCTTCGCCTGCGAAAACCCTATGCTGGCCCAAACGAAACGGGGGCAGGCATGGACCGTGGAATCGATTACGGCAACCTCATGCACCAGGCCATGCGCGGTCTGATCCGCGAGGTCATGACCCGCGTCGAGCAGGGCGGCCTGCCCGGCGCGCATCACTTCTTCATCACGTTGAACACCCATTACCCGGGTGTCGAGATGGCCGACTGGCTGCGCGCGCGCTATCCCGACGAGATCACCATCGTGATCCAGAACTGGTATGAGAACCTGACCGTGGACGATGGCGGCTTTGCAGTGACGCTGAATTTCGGCAATCAACCCGAGCCGCTCTATATCCCCTTCGACGCGATCTCGACCTTCGTCGATCCCTCGGTCGAGTTCGGCCTGAAATTCGAGACCCAGCTCGACGATGAGGACGACGACGAGGACGAGGACGACGAGGATGCCGAACTCCTCCATTCCGAGCCCGAGCCGCACAAGGCGGGCGAGGTCGTGAGCCTCGACAAGTTCCGCAAGTAACGGCGCGCGCGCCACGGGTTTTGTCGCTCCCGAGCCCCCGCACGGGGTTGCGCCACCCGCGGCCCGCGCCCATCTTGGCAGGAAACCGGAGCGATCCATGAGCAAATCCCTGAAACGCGTGGCCGCGGCCATCGAAGACGCGGGCCTCGAGGCCGAGATCCTGAACCCCGGCCCCAGCCGCACCGCCGACGAGGCCGCCGCGGCCTGCGGCTGCGCGCTGGACCAGATCGTGAAGTCGCTGATCTTTCAAGGCACGAGCGGCACGATCTATCTGTTCCTGACCGCCGGCGGCAACCGGCTGGACCTGGACAAGGCGGCGGCCCTCGCTGGCGAACCGCTGGAACGGGCGGATGCCAACACGGTGCGCGCGGTGACCGGCTTCGCCATCGGCGGCGTCGCGCCGCTGGGGCATCTGAGCGCGCCCGCGATCTTCGCCGACCCGCGGCTGAAGGATTTCCCCGTGGTCTACGCGGCCGCGGGCACGCCGAACCATGTCTTTTCGGTGGACCCGGGCGCGCTGTTCGCCGCCTGCGGCGCGCACGAGGCCGCGTTCACGCAATGAGCCTGCCGCACCCCGAAGACGACCCCGCCTTTTACGACCATCTCATCGCCAAGCGGTTCCTGGCCTGGGTGATCGACCTGCTGGTGACGGCGCTGCTGACGCTGTTGGTCATCGTGCTGACGCTGGGGTTGGCGGCCCTGGTGTTTCCGCTGGTCTGGGCGGTCATCGCGGTCGCCTATCGCACGGTGATGCTGACCCGCTATGGTGCGACGGCCGGGATGCTGGTCGCCGCGGTGCGGTTGCGCCGTCTCGATGGCCGGCGCCCGGATTCGACCCTGTGCCTGTGGCACTCGGCGCTCTATTCGGGGTCGATGATCGTGTTTCCGGTGCAGATCGCCTCGGTCGCGATGATGCTGACGACGCCCTATCGCCAGGGGCTGAACGACTGGATTCTGGGGACCACCATCCTCAACGATTATGTCGAACGATGACGCCTCGGCGCGGATGAACACGGGACTTGGCGGACGGGGTCGGCCTTGCTAACGTGACCACGATGCGCAAGGGATCAGGGCGCGTCGGATCACGCCGAGCACTGGAAAGGACGGGGCGCCCACCATGCGCCATACGCTGCCCATCGCACCGCAATTCTACGTCACGGCGCCACAGCCCTGCCCCTATCTGGCCGGGCAGAGCGAACGCAAGCTGTTCACGGCGTTGACCGGCGACGGCGCGCGCGCGCTCAACGATACGCTGTCGAAACAGGGATTTCGCCGCTCGCAGAACGTGCTGTATCGGCCGGCCTGTTCGGAATGCGCGGCCTGCCTGTCGGCGCGTATCCGGGTGGCCGATTTCGCCCCGACGCGCAGTCAGCGCAAGACCGCCAACCGCAACGCGCATCTGCACCGCGAGGCCACCAGCGCCTGGGCCACCGACGAACAGTTCGCGCTGTTCCGCCGCTATCTGGACAGCCGGCATGCCGATGGCGGCATGGCGGACATGGATATCTTCGAATTCGCAGCCATGATCGAGGAAACGCCGGTCCGCTCGCGGGTGATCGAATACACCGAGCGCCCCGACGGCAGCACGCGCAAGGGCCGGGGATCCGGGCGCAGCCTGGTGGCGGTCTGCCTGACCGACGTGCTGGATGACGGGTTGAGCCTGGTCTATTCCTTTTACGACCCCGACCGCATCAAGGACGGGCTGGGCACCTACATGATCCTCGATCACGTCGCCCTGGCGCGGCAGGCCGGCCTGCCATACGTCTATCTGGGCTACTGGGTGCCGGGCAGCGCCAAGATGGCCTACAAGGCGCGGTTCGGCGCGCTCGAGGTCTACCGCGAGGGCGCGTGGCAGGACCTGGGCGATCCCGCCGGTTATGACCGCCAGTTGCACCCGCTGGCGGTGCGACCGATCACCGAGCAGGTCGCCGCGATCACCCTGCCGCCCGCCGAATCAGGGGGCAGATCGGTGCGCTGATCGCGTCTGCTTTGCGATTTTTGCGCTGCGACACCCTGCCGCGCAATATTTGCAAAGAAAATCGCGGGAAATGGT includes the following:
- a CDS encoding YbaK/EbsC family protein, producing MSKSLKRVAAAIEDAGLEAEILNPGPSRTADEAAAACGCALDQIVKSLIFQGTSGTIYLFLTAGGNRLDLDKAAALAGEPLERADANTVRAVTGFAIGGVAPLGHLSAPAIFADPRLKDFPVVYAAAGTPNHVFSVDPGALFAACGAHEAAFTQ
- a CDS encoding arginyltransferase, with the translated sequence MRHTLPIAPQFYVTAPQPCPYLAGQSERKLFTALTGDGARALNDTLSKQGFRRSQNVLYRPACSECAACLSARIRVADFAPTRSQRKTANRNAHLHREATSAWATDEQFALFRRYLDSRHADGGMADMDIFEFAAMIEETPVRSRVIEYTERPDGSTRKGRGSGRSLVAVCLTDVLDDGLSLVYSFYDPDRIKDGLGTYMILDHVALARQAGLPYVYLGYWVPGSAKMAYKARFGALEVYREGAWQDLGDPAGYDRQLHPLAVRPITEQVAAITLPPAESGGRSVR
- a CDS encoding FadR family transcriptional regulator — its product is MKAPLPPAGKSPDRATAIAGLLQDNIVSGHYVAGDRLPSEADLCAHFKVSRPTLREALGRLAARGLIASRRGAGGGAFVTSPDPAVAGEQIAALIALTTRAEGNAHRPLLTEARIQMQLGCADLAVLRRADIADLRAEIDLQSDFALPEADFVASMKRMNLALAMASGNAAMAMLTQGLVEAEFALMPEGGYPTRLRARYLSYHVRIANGIAGGRVEDTRAALTELWSFEIERANGGPDDAQPVERPPKMRDLRLPPVQRLTPLEE
- a CDS encoding ion transporter, with protein sequence MAATLRHRLSTVIDPEMNTRPGLSGFNQVVIACILLLVVIGVMETEVHFIRHYGGLASGLKTVLFVFFAIEYLLRLWVAPLNPKVRSMLHYALSPAALLDLAVMVTFVTPFLGLEVTVFRLLQLTRLVRLARLGRFSRALNLVYVAIRSRSTELSLAFGLAFALMLAASTLLYFVESTAQPEAFGSIPRAMWWAVETLTTVGYGDVVPVTPLGRFLAAVTALCGIGIIALPTGMLAGAFSDAIRHAREDRQHGGPDT
- a CDS encoding RDD family protein, which encodes MSLPHPEDDPAFYDHLIAKRFLAWVIDLLVTALLTLLVIVLTLGLAALVFPLVWAVIAVAYRTVMLTRYGATAGMLVAAVRLRRLDGRRPDSTLCLWHSALYSGSMIVFPVQIASVAMMLTTPYRQGLNDWILGTTILNDYVER